A window of Sulfuricurvum sp. contains these coding sequences:
- the traF gene encoding conjugal transfer protein TraF, producing the protein MTSSKILLSLVASACVATLSSAMEFQVLGAKAASMGGAGIATSPSSLAAYNNPALLANNPEKFTFHLGVGVGAKDTGAGAAAGKLSDMDFSSLNNKDATNLTTTDIDNLQKARDIIVGMNGQGFQVNPTADLGLSIGSFGTGLFVTSDIGAVANIDQTHKDLIWKQDNGNGTFTYVDIVNSVNVSQATYESTSLQYAVENKSTYLDVVGLAVYEIPLAYGYAFDTGLGSLSVGGVLKYMKGKTFYKQMNIDSDNTTNNLSDNAVDTSTFGIDLGMAFKPDALRELTLALVGKNLNTPSFDIAAAAGGGQYEIKPAIRAGLAYHPNSWVEFALDADLTNNKSLTHYDTRYVGGGLNFDLSLIELNVGLMKNTASNDQAGLIYTAGIATGPSWLHFELTGQMASKSGEVDGTSYPMQAMVNFAISSAW; encoded by the coding sequence ATGACCTCATCCAAAATTCTCCTCTCACTAGTCGCGTCCGCATGTGTCGCAACCCTTTCATCTGCAATGGAGTTTCAAGTATTAGGTGCTAAAGCTGCTTCCATGGGGGGCGCCGGTATTGCCACATCACCCTCTTCACTAGCAGCGTATAACAATCCTGCACTTTTGGCTAATAATCCTGAAAAGTTCACGTTTCACCTCGGTGTCGGTGTCGGTGCAAAAGACACAGGAGCAGGTGCAGCAGCAGGAAAGTTGAGCGATATGGATTTCTCTTCTCTTAACAATAAAGATGCCACAAACCTTACTACGACCGATATTGATAATTTGCAAAAAGCGCGCGATATTATCGTAGGGATGAATGGACAAGGATTTCAAGTAAACCCCACAGCTGATCTAGGACTCTCGATCGGCTCATTTGGGACAGGGTTGTTTGTTACCTCCGACATCGGAGCCGTTGCCAATATCGATCAAACCCACAAAGACCTTATTTGGAAACAAGATAATGGAAATGGAACCTTTACTTATGTAGATATCGTCAATAGTGTCAACGTATCTCAAGCTACCTACGAAAGCACATCACTGCAATATGCCGTTGAAAATAAAAGCACCTATCTTGATGTTGTAGGGCTAGCAGTGTATGAAATACCGCTTGCTTATGGATATGCATTTGATACAGGGCTCGGTTCACTTTCAGTCGGTGGTGTACTCAAATACATGAAAGGTAAAACTTTTTATAAACAAATGAACATTGATAGTGATAATACCACTAATAATCTCAGCGATAATGCGGTAGACACTTCGACCTTCGGTATTGATCTAGGGATGGCTTTCAAACCAGATGCCCTACGTGAACTCACTCTCGCCCTTGTAGGGAAAAATCTTAATACCCCCTCGTTTGATATTGCTGCTGCTGCGGGTGGAGGACAATATGAGATTAAACCTGCCATTCGTGCCGGTTTAGCCTATCATCCAAACAGCTGGGTAGAATTTGCCCTTGACGCTGACCTTACCAACAACAAATCACTTACCCACTACGATACGCGCTATGTTGGTGGAGGATTAAATTTTGACCTTTCCCTTATAGAGCTCAATGTCGGTCTTATGAAAAACACCGCATCCAATGACCAAGCCGGTCTTATCTACACCGCCGGAATCGCAACCGGACCATCATGGCTCCATTTCGAACTTACAGGGCAAATGGCGAGTAAATCAGGAGAAGTAGATGGAACAAGCTATCCGATGCAAGCAATGGTAAATTTCGCTATTTCTTCGGCGTGGTAA
- a CDS encoding capsular biosynthesis protein: MVRRGLQSFKDKKVVLLQGPVGPFFKNLGYDLENVGAEVYKINFNGGDWFFSSDKNIVNFRNHFDQWESYFTNFIETYNIDTVIFFGDCRKYHQVSHKVADYKGLDIGVFEEGYVRPDYITFEEFGVNGYSQLSRDPQFYKSLSEEEFLAPDPIPVGNTFWCMASHAVLYYFFSAVLYPVFHRYTHHRPLNPFETFYWIRSLWRKQYYKMKEYGMQMDLIEHHSKSYYLAPLQISTDAQVREHSDFSSVENFIERIIGSFSANAPKDTLLVIKHHPLDRGYHDYSSFIRRLAHHHNVATRVRYIHDQHLPSLLEHARGVVMINSTVGLSAIHHNAPVLACGTAIYDFEGMTYQGSIHSFWNAAETFKINRDLYHRFRGYVIRSNQINGSFYRCLNHSNLHSGVSW, from the coding sequence ATGGTTCGTAGAGGTTTACAATCATTTAAAGATAAAAAAGTTGTTTTATTGCAAGGTCCTGTTGGCCCTTTTTTCAAGAACCTTGGTTACGATTTAGAAAATGTCGGTGCAGAAGTTTACAAAATCAACTTTAACGGAGGAGATTGGTTTTTTTCTTCAGACAAAAACATCGTTAATTTTAGAAACCATTTTGACCAATGGGAATCCTACTTTACCAATTTTATCGAAACATATAACATTGATACTGTCATTTTTTTTGGAGATTGTCGCAAATACCATCAAGTTTCACATAAAGTTGCCGATTACAAAGGGTTAGATATTGGTGTGTTTGAAGAGGGTTATGTCCGTCCCGATTACATCACATTTGAAGAATTTGGGGTAAATGGATATTCTCAACTTTCACGAGACCCACAATTTTATAAATCGTTATCGGAAGAGGAATTTTTGGCGCCAGACCCAATTCCTGTAGGCAATACCTTTTGGTGCATGGCATCGCATGCAGTTCTTTACTATTTTTTTAGTGCCGTACTTTATCCGGTATTTCACCGATATACCCATCATAGACCTCTCAACCCTTTCGAAACATTTTATTGGATTCGATCTCTTTGGCGCAAACAATACTATAAAATGAAAGAATATGGAATGCAAATGGACTTGATAGAGCACCATTCTAAGAGCTACTATTTGGCACCGCTTCAAATTTCAACAGATGCACAAGTGCGCGAACATTCTGATTTTAGTTCCGTTGAGAATTTTATTGAAAGAATAATAGGCTCTTTTTCAGCTAATGCTCCCAAAGACACCTTACTAGTAATCAAACACCATCCTCTAGATCGTGGTTATCATGACTACTCCTCCTTTATACGACGCTTAGCTCATCATCATAATGTAGCCACTAGGGTACGTTATATTCACGATCAACACCTTCCATCTCTCCTAGAACATGCGCGCGGTGTAGTCATGATCAATTCAACCGTAGGGCTTTCTGCTATACATCATAATGCACCAGTATTGGCATGCGGAACCGCTATTTATGATTTTGAAGGAATGACCTATCAAGGTTCAATTCACTCATTTTGGAATGCAGCAGAGACATTTAAAATCAACCGAGATTTATATCATCGATTTCGTGGCTATGTTATTCGAAGCAACCAAATTAATGGTAGCTTTTATCGATGTTTAAACCATAGTAATCTTCACTCTGGCGTATCTTGGTAA